In Drosophila simulans strain w501 chromosome X, Prin_Dsim_3.1, whole genome shotgun sequence, one DNA window encodes the following:
- the LOC6725888 gene encoding protein retinal degeneration B isoform X4, with the protein MLIKEYRIPLPLTVEEYRIAQLYMIAKKSREESHGEGSGVEIIINEPYKDGPGGNGQYTKKIYHVGNHLPGWIKSLLPKSALTVEEEAWNAYPYTRTRYTCPFVEKFSLDIETYYYPDNGYQDNVFQLSGSDLRNRIVDVIDIVKDQLWGGDYVKEEDPKHFVSDKTGRGPLAEDWLEEYWREVKGKKQPTPRNMSLMTAYKICRVEFRYWGMQTKLEKFIHDVALRKMMLRAHRQAWAWQDEWFGLTIEDIRELERQTQLALAKKMGGGEECSDDSVSEPYVSTAATAASATGSERKKSAPAVPPIVTQQPPSAEASSDEEGEEEDDDEDENDAIGTGVDLSANQGGSAQRSRSQSIQMAQKGKFGSKGALHSPVGSAHSFDLQSKKPHAKTAPRRHVANWRMERLEVDSKSNSDEEFFDCLDTNETNSLAKWSSLELLGEGDDSPPPHGGPSSAASVGGRGSSRQEDSIFNQDFLMRVASERGNKRQLRSSASVDRSHDSSPPGSPSTPSCPTTILILVVHAGSVLDAASELTAKKSDVTTFRGSFEAVMRQHYPSLLTHVTIKMVPCPSICTDALGILSSLSPYSFDASPSAADIPNIADVPIGAIPLLSVASPEFHETVNKTVAAANIVYHEFLKSEEGHGFSGQIVMLGDSMGSLLAYEALCRSNGSQPGTASGASNSGGDAATNINTHNPLSARNSRLDDDERFIEADLDAKRLLVAPSPRRRRSSSSSDSRATKLDFEVCDFFMFGSPLSVVLAARKLHDAKAALPRPNCHQVYNLFHPTDPIASRLEPLLSARFSILAPVNVPRYAKYPLGNGQPLHLLEVIQSHPQHFNDGNNLLAGRRLSDASMQSTISGLIENVSLSTIHALQNKWWGTKRLDFALYCPEGLSNFPAHALPHLFHASYWESPDVIAFILRQIGKFEGIPFVGSNDDKDNASFHPGQPREKWIKKRTSVKLKNVAANHRANDVIVQEGREQRLNARFMYGPLDMITLHGEKVDVHIMKDPPAGEWTFLSTEVTDKNGRISYSIPDQVSLGYGIYPVKMVVRGDHTSVDCYMAVVPPLTECVVFSIDGSFTASMSVTGRDPKVRAGAVDVCRHWQELGYLLIYITGRPDMQQQRVVSWLSQHNFPHGLISFADGLSTDPLGHKTAYLNNLVQNHGISITAAYGSSKDISVYTNVGMRTDQIFIVGKVGKKLQSNATVLSDGYAAHLAGLQAVGGSRPAKGNARMVIPRGCFNLPGQTANPRRRSQPCFPLPPSSRCSGNPSSIPITH; encoded by the exons ATGCTGATCAAGGAGTACCGCATTCCGCTGCCCCTCACCGTCGAGGAGTACCGCATCGCCCAGCTCTACATGATTGCG AAAAAGAGTCGCGAGGAGAGTCATGGCGAGGGCAGTGGCGTTGAGATAATCATCAATGAGCCGTACAAGGATGGACCCGGCGGAAATGGTCAATACACGAAGAAGATCTACCATGTGGGCAATCATCTGCCTGGCTGGATTAAAA GTCTCTTGCCGAAAAGCGCTTTAACCGTTGAGGAGGAGGCATGGAATGCCTATCCGTATACCAGGACTCGCTACACCTGTCCGTTTGTGGAGAAGTTCTCGCTGGACATTGAGACATACTACTATCCGGACAATGGCTATCAGGACAATGTCTTCCAGCTGTCCGGTAGCGATCTGCGTAATCGTATCGTAG ACGTGATTGACATTGTCAAGGATCAGCTGTGGGGCGGTGACTATGTGAAGGAGGAGGATCCCAAGCACTTTGTGTCGGACAAGACGGGCCGCGGACCCTTGGCCGAGGATTGGCTGGAGGAGTATTGGCGCGAAGTGAAGGGCAAAAAGCAGCCGACACCGCGCAACATGTCCCTGATGACCGCCTACAAGATCTGCCGCGTGGAGTTCCGCTACTGGGGCATGCAGACGAAGCTAGAGAAGTTCATCCATGATGTGGCGCTGCGCAAGATGATGCTGCGTGCCCATCGGCAGGCGTGGGCATGGCAGGACGAGTGGTTCGGCTTGACCATCGAGGATATACGCGAGCTGGAGCGGCAGACGCAACTGGCCCTGGCCAAGAAGATGGGCGGCGGCGAGGAGTGCAGCGACG ACAGCGTCTCGGAGCCGTATGTCAGCACGGcggccaccgccgcctccgcaACGGGCAGCGAGCGAAAGAAGTCCGCTCCGGCTGTGCCGCCTATTGTCACCCAGCAGCCGCCGAGCGCCGAGGCCAGTTCGGATGAGgagggcgaggaggaggatgacgacgaggacgagaaCGATGCCATTGGCACGGGCGTGGATCTGTCTGCCAATCAAGGCGGATCTGCGCAGCGCTCGCGCTCCCAAAGTATTCAGATGGCCCAGAAGGGCAAGTTCGGGTCAAAGGGCGCCCTGCACTCGCCGGTGGGATCTGCCCATAGCTTTGATCTCCAG TCCAAAAAGCCGCATGCAAAGACAGCGCCACGCAGACAT GTGGCTAACTGGCGCATGGAGCGATTGGAAGTGGACTCCAAATCCAATTCGGATGAGGAATTCTTTGATTGCCTGG ACACCAACGAGACGAACTCGCTGGCCAAGTGGAGCTCGCTGGAGCTGCTGGGCGAGGGCGACGACAGTCCGCCGCCACATGGCGGACCCTCTAGTGCAGCATcggtgggtgggcgtggcagctcgCGGCAAGAGGACAGCATATTCAATCAGGACTTTCTGATGCGCGTAGCCTCGGAGCGCGGCAACAAGCGACAGTTACGCTCCTCGGCCAGCGTGGATCGCAGTCACGATTCATCGCCGCCGGGATCACCGAGCACACCGTCGTGTCCCACAACCATTCTCATTCTGGTTGTCCATGCGGGCAGCGTTTTGGATGCGGCCAGCGAGCTGACCGCCAAGAAATCCGATGTGACCACATTCCGTGGCTCCTTCGAGGCGGTGATGCGACAGCACTATCCCAGCCTCCTCACCCATGTGACCATCAAGATGGTGCCGTGCCCCTCAATATGCACCGACGCCCTGGGCATTCTCTCCAGCCTGAGTCCGTACTCCTTTGATGCGTCGCCCTCGGCGGCGGATATACCGAATATAGCCGATGTCCCCATTGGAGCCATACCACTACTATCCGTGGCATCGCCAGAATTCCACGAGACGGTCAACAAGACGGTTGCCGCTGCCAATATTGTCTACCATGAGTTTTTGAAATCGGAGGAGGGTCACGGATTCTCCGGCCAAATTGTCATGCTGGGCGATTCGATGGGCTCGCTGCTGGCGTACGAGGCCCTCTGCCGATCGAATGGCAGCCAGCCGGGCACGGCTTCGGGTGCCTCGAATTCCGGCGGAGATGCGGCCACAAATATAAACACCCACAATCCGTTGAGCGCTCGTAATTCGCGATTGGACGACGACGAGCGTTTCATCGAAGCCGATCTGGATGCCAAGCGTTTGCTGGTGGCCCCATCGCCACGTAGACGCcgttccagctcctccagcgatTCGCGGGCCACCAAATTGGACTTTGAGGTCTGTGACTTCTTCATGTTCGGATCGCCGCTGTCTGTGGTGCTGGCTGCTCGGAAACTTCACGATGCCAAGGCCGCCCTGCCGCGGCCCAACTGCCACCAGGTCTACAATCTGTTCCATCCAACCGATCCGATCGCCTCGCGCCTGGAGCCGCTACTGAGCGCCCGGTTTTCTATATTGGCGCCAGTCAATGTCCCACGGTACGCCAAGTATCCGCTGGGTAATGGCCAGCCATTGCATTTAT TGGAGGTCATTCAGTCGCATCCGCAGCACTTTAACGATGGCAACAACCTATTGGCTGGTCGCCGTTTGTCGGACGCATCCATGCAGAGCACGATATCGGGTCTGATTGAGAATGTCTCGCTTAGTACGATCCATGCCC TGCAAAACAAATGGTGGGGCACAAAGCGCTTGGATTTCGCATTATATTGCCCGGAGGGATTGAGTAACTTCCCTGCTCATGCCTTGCCGCACCTCTTCCATGCCAGCTACTGGGAGAGTCCGGATGTGATTGCCTTTATTCTACGGCAGATTGGCAAATTCGAGGGCATACCCTTTGTGGGCTCCAACGATGACAAGGACAATGCCTCCTTCCATCCCGGACAGCCGAGGGAGAAGTGGATCAAGAAACGGACCTCGGTTAAGCTGAAAAATGTGGCCGCCAATCATCGGGCCAACGATGTGATCGTGCAGGAGGGCAGGGAGCAGCGCTTGAATGCGAGATTTATGTACGGACCCCTCGACATGATCACGCTGCACGGTGAAAAGGTGGATGTGCACATTATGAAGGATCCGCCGGCGGGCGAGTGGACATTCCTCAGCACCGAGGTGACGGACAAGAACGGTCGCATCTCGTACAGCATTCCGGATCAGGTATCCCTTGGCTATGGCATATATCCGGTTAAGATGGTGGTCCGTGGCGATCACACCTCGGTGGATTGCTATATGGCGGTGGTGCCGCCGTTGACCGAATGCGTGGTCTTCAGCATTGATGGCTCCTTCACCGCTTCGATGTCGGTGACGGGCAGGGATCCCAAGGTGCGTGCCGGAGCTGTCGATGTTTGCCGCCACTGGCAGGAGCTGGGCTACCTGCTCATCTACATCACCGGACGACCGGATATGCAGCAGCAACGCGTGGTGTCCTGGCTGAGCCAGCACAACTTCCCGCACGGCCTGATCTCGTTCGCCGACGGCCTGTCCACCGATCCATTGGGCCACAAGACGGCCTATCTCAACAATTTGGTTCAGAACCATGGAATCTCAATTACTGCCGCCTACGGCAGCAGCAAGGACATTAGTGTCTACACGAATGTTGGCATGCGAACCGATCAAATCTTCATCGTGGGCAAG GTTGGCAAGAAGCTGCAGTCGAATGCCACCGTGCTTAGCGATGGCTATGCCGCCCACTTGGCCGGTTTGCAGGCTGTGGGTGGTTCGCGTCCGGCGAAGGGCAATGCCCGCATGGTCATTCCCCGCGGATGCTTCAATCTTCCCGGCCAGACCGCGAATCCGCGGCGCAGAAG CCAGCCTTGTTTTCCGCTTCCGCCATCGAGTCGATGCAGTGGTAACCCATCCAGCATTCCCATAACCCACTAA
- the LOC6725888 gene encoding protein retinal degeneration B isoform X3, with the protein MLIKEYRIPLPLTVEEYRIAQLYMIAKKSREESHGEGSGVEIIINEPYKDGPGGNGQYTKKIYHVGNHLPGWIKSLLPKSALTVEEEAWNAYPYTRTRYTCPFVEKFSLDIETYYYPDNGYQDNVFQLSGSDLRNRIVDVIDIVKDQLWGGDYVKEEDPKHFVSDKTGRGPLAEDWLEEYWREVKGKKQPTPRNMSLMTAYKICRVEFRYWGMQTKLEKFIHDVALRKMMLRAHRQAWAWQDEWFGLTIEDIRELERQTQLALAKKMGGGEECSDDSVSEPYVSTAATAASATGSERKKSAPAVPPIVTQQPPSAEASSDEEGEEEDDDEDENDAIGTGVDLSANQGGSAQRSRSQSIQMAQKGKFGSKGALHSPVGSAHSFDLQSKKPHAKTAPRRHVANWRMERLEVDSKSNSDEEFFDCLDTNETNSLAKWSSLELLGEGDDSPPPHGGPSSAASVGGRGSSRQEDSIFNQDFLMRVASERGNKRQLRSSASVDRSHDSSPPGSPSTPSCPTTILILVVHAGSVLDAASELTAKKSDVTTFRGSFEAVMRQHYPSLLTHVTIKMVPCPSICTDALGILSSLSPYSFDASPSAADIPNIADVPIGAIPLLSVASPEFHETVNKTVAAANIVYHEFLKSEEGHGFSGQIVMLGDSMGSLLAYEALCRSNGSQPGTASGASNSGGDAATNINTHNPLSARNSRLDDDERFIEADLDAKRLLVAPSPRRRRSSSSSDSRATKLDFEVCDFFMFGSPLSVVLAARKLHDAKAALPRPNCHQVYNLFHPTDPIASRLEPLLSARFSILAPVNVPRYAKYPLGNGQPLHLLEVIQSHPQHFNDGNNLLAGRRLSDASMQSTISVQNKWWGTKRLDFALYCPEGLSNFPAHALPHLFHASYWESPDVIAFILRQIGKFEGIPFVGSNDDKDNASFHPGQPREKWIKKRTSVKLKNVAANHRANDVIVQEGREQRLNARFMYGPLDMITLHGEKVDVHIMKDPPAGEWTFLSTEVTDKNGRISYSIPDQVSLGYGIYPVKMVVRGDHTSVDCYMAVVPPLTECVVFSIDGSFTASMSVTGRDPKVRAGAVDVCRHWQELGYLLIYITGRPDMQQQRVVSWLSQHNFPHGLISFADGLSTDPLGHKTAYLNNLVQNHGISITAAYGSSKDISVYTNVGMRTDQIFIVGKVGKKLQSNATVLSDGYAAHLAGLQAVGGSRPAKGNARMVIPRGCFNLPGQTANPRRRSNAFELQLANISPCSSNINSPSSSNHILLAQLIENAIEKDTPAA; encoded by the exons ATGCTGATCAAGGAGTACCGCATTCCGCTGCCCCTCACCGTCGAGGAGTACCGCATCGCCCAGCTCTACATGATTGCG AAAAAGAGTCGCGAGGAGAGTCATGGCGAGGGCAGTGGCGTTGAGATAATCATCAATGAGCCGTACAAGGATGGACCCGGCGGAAATGGTCAATACACGAAGAAGATCTACCATGTGGGCAATCATCTGCCTGGCTGGATTAAAA GTCTCTTGCCGAAAAGCGCTTTAACCGTTGAGGAGGAGGCATGGAATGCCTATCCGTATACCAGGACTCGCTACACCTGTCCGTTTGTGGAGAAGTTCTCGCTGGACATTGAGACATACTACTATCCGGACAATGGCTATCAGGACAATGTCTTCCAGCTGTCCGGTAGCGATCTGCGTAATCGTATCGTAG ACGTGATTGACATTGTCAAGGATCAGCTGTGGGGCGGTGACTATGTGAAGGAGGAGGATCCCAAGCACTTTGTGTCGGACAAGACGGGCCGCGGACCCTTGGCCGAGGATTGGCTGGAGGAGTATTGGCGCGAAGTGAAGGGCAAAAAGCAGCCGACACCGCGCAACATGTCCCTGATGACCGCCTACAAGATCTGCCGCGTGGAGTTCCGCTACTGGGGCATGCAGACGAAGCTAGAGAAGTTCATCCATGATGTGGCGCTGCGCAAGATGATGCTGCGTGCCCATCGGCAGGCGTGGGCATGGCAGGACGAGTGGTTCGGCTTGACCATCGAGGATATACGCGAGCTGGAGCGGCAGACGCAACTGGCCCTGGCCAAGAAGATGGGCGGCGGCGAGGAGTGCAGCGACG ACAGCGTCTCGGAGCCGTATGTCAGCACGGcggccaccgccgcctccgcaACGGGCAGCGAGCGAAAGAAGTCCGCTCCGGCTGTGCCGCCTATTGTCACCCAGCAGCCGCCGAGCGCCGAGGCCAGTTCGGATGAGgagggcgaggaggaggatgacgacgaggacgagaaCGATGCCATTGGCACGGGCGTGGATCTGTCTGCCAATCAAGGCGGATCTGCGCAGCGCTCGCGCTCCCAAAGTATTCAGATGGCCCAGAAGGGCAAGTTCGGGTCAAAGGGCGCCCTGCACTCGCCGGTGGGATCTGCCCATAGCTTTGATCTCCAG TCCAAAAAGCCGCATGCAAAGACAGCGCCACGCAGACAT GTGGCTAACTGGCGCATGGAGCGATTGGAAGTGGACTCCAAATCCAATTCGGATGAGGAATTCTTTGATTGCCTGG ACACCAACGAGACGAACTCGCTGGCCAAGTGGAGCTCGCTGGAGCTGCTGGGCGAGGGCGACGACAGTCCGCCGCCACATGGCGGACCCTCTAGTGCAGCATcggtgggtgggcgtggcagctcgCGGCAAGAGGACAGCATATTCAATCAGGACTTTCTGATGCGCGTAGCCTCGGAGCGCGGCAACAAGCGACAGTTACGCTCCTCGGCCAGCGTGGATCGCAGTCACGATTCATCGCCGCCGGGATCACCGAGCACACCGTCGTGTCCCACAACCATTCTCATTCTGGTTGTCCATGCGGGCAGCGTTTTGGATGCGGCCAGCGAGCTGACCGCCAAGAAATCCGATGTGACCACATTCCGTGGCTCCTTCGAGGCGGTGATGCGACAGCACTATCCCAGCCTCCTCACCCATGTGACCATCAAGATGGTGCCGTGCCCCTCAATATGCACCGACGCCCTGGGCATTCTCTCCAGCCTGAGTCCGTACTCCTTTGATGCGTCGCCCTCGGCGGCGGATATACCGAATATAGCCGATGTCCCCATTGGAGCCATACCACTACTATCCGTGGCATCGCCAGAATTCCACGAGACGGTCAACAAGACGGTTGCCGCTGCCAATATTGTCTACCATGAGTTTTTGAAATCGGAGGAGGGTCACGGATTCTCCGGCCAAATTGTCATGCTGGGCGATTCGATGGGCTCGCTGCTGGCGTACGAGGCCCTCTGCCGATCGAATGGCAGCCAGCCGGGCACGGCTTCGGGTGCCTCGAATTCCGGCGGAGATGCGGCCACAAATATAAACACCCACAATCCGTTGAGCGCTCGTAATTCGCGATTGGACGACGACGAGCGTTTCATCGAAGCCGATCTGGATGCCAAGCGTTTGCTGGTGGCCCCATCGCCACGTAGACGCcgttccagctcctccagcgatTCGCGGGCCACCAAATTGGACTTTGAGGTCTGTGACTTCTTCATGTTCGGATCGCCGCTGTCTGTGGTGCTGGCTGCTCGGAAACTTCACGATGCCAAGGCCGCCCTGCCGCGGCCCAACTGCCACCAGGTCTACAATCTGTTCCATCCAACCGATCCGATCGCCTCGCGCCTGGAGCCGCTACTGAGCGCCCGGTTTTCTATATTGGCGCCAGTCAATGTCCCACGGTACGCCAAGTATCCGCTGGGTAATGGCCAGCCATTGCATTTAT TGGAGGTCATTCAGTCGCATCCGCAGCACTTTAACGATGGCAACAACCTATTGGCTGGTCGCCGTTTGTCGGACGCATCCATGCAGAGCACGATATCGG TGCAAAACAAATGGTGGGGCACAAAGCGCTTGGATTTCGCATTATATTGCCCGGAGGGATTGAGTAACTTCCCTGCTCATGCCTTGCCGCACCTCTTCCATGCCAGCTACTGGGAGAGTCCGGATGTGATTGCCTTTATTCTACGGCAGATTGGCAAATTCGAGGGCATACCCTTTGTGGGCTCCAACGATGACAAGGACAATGCCTCCTTCCATCCCGGACAGCCGAGGGAGAAGTGGATCAAGAAACGGACCTCGGTTAAGCTGAAAAATGTGGCCGCCAATCATCGGGCCAACGATGTGATCGTGCAGGAGGGCAGGGAGCAGCGCTTGAATGCGAGATTTATGTACGGACCCCTCGACATGATCACGCTGCACGGTGAAAAGGTGGATGTGCACATTATGAAGGATCCGCCGGCGGGCGAGTGGACATTCCTCAGCACCGAGGTGACGGACAAGAACGGTCGCATCTCGTACAGCATTCCGGATCAGGTATCCCTTGGCTATGGCATATATCCGGTTAAGATGGTGGTCCGTGGCGATCACACCTCGGTGGATTGCTATATGGCGGTGGTGCCGCCGTTGACCGAATGCGTGGTCTTCAGCATTGATGGCTCCTTCACCGCTTCGATGTCGGTGACGGGCAGGGATCCCAAGGTGCGTGCCGGAGCTGTCGATGTTTGCCGCCACTGGCAGGAGCTGGGCTACCTGCTCATCTACATCACCGGACGACCGGATATGCAGCAGCAACGCGTGGTGTCCTGGCTGAGCCAGCACAACTTCCCGCACGGCCTGATCTCGTTCGCCGACGGCCTGTCCACCGATCCATTGGGCCACAAGACGGCCTATCTCAACAATTTGGTTCAGAACCATGGAATCTCAATTACTGCCGCCTACGGCAGCAGCAAGGACATTAGTGTCTACACGAATGTTGGCATGCGAACCGATCAAATCTTCATCGTGGGCAAG GTTGGCAAGAAGCTGCAGTCGAATGCCACCGTGCTTAGCGATGGCTATGCCGCCCACTTGGCCGGTTTGCAGGCTGTGGGTGGTTCGCGTCCGGCGAAGGGCAATGCCCGCATGGTCATTCCCCGCGGATGCTTCAATCTTCCCGGCCAGACCGCGAATCCGCGGCGCAGAAG CAATGCTTTCGAGCTGCAGTTGGCCAACATCAGtccctgcagcagcaacatcaacagtcccagcagcagcaaccacatcCTACTGGCCCAACTGATTGAGAATGCCATTGAAAAGGACACGCCAGCTGCCTAG